In a single window of the Bacillus carboniphilus genome:
- the gap gene encoding type I glyceraldehyde-3-phosphate dehydrogenase has protein sequence MTVKLGINGFGRIGRNVFRAALNNPNVEVVAVNDLTDANMLAHLLQYDSVHGTLNETVSVDGDYLVVGGQKIKVLAERDPAQLGWGDLGVEVVVESTGRFTKRADAAKHLEAGAKKVIISAPANEEDITIVMGVNEDKYDAANHHVISNASCTTNCLAPFAKVLNDKFGIKRGMMTTVHAYTNDQQILDLPHKDYRRARAAAESIIPTTTGAAKAVALVLPELKGKLNGMAMRVPTPNVSVVDLVAELDKTVTAEDVNAALKEAAEGELKGILAYSDEPLVSRDYNGNTASSTIDALSTMVLEDNMVKVLSWYDNETGYSSRVVDLADYIGKQGL, from the coding sequence ATGACAGTAAAATTAGGAATTAACGGATTTGGACGTATTGGACGTAATGTATTTCGTGCGGCGCTTAATAACCCCAATGTAGAAGTAGTAGCAGTTAACGATTTAACAGATGCTAACATGCTTGCTCACTTACTACAATATGACTCTGTGCACGGTACGCTTAATGAGACTGTATCTGTAGATGGAGACTATCTTGTAGTTGGCGGACAAAAAATTAAAGTATTAGCTGAACGTGATCCAGCTCAACTTGGTTGGGGAGACCTAGGAGTAGAAGTGGTTGTTGAATCTACTGGTCGTTTTACAAAGCGTGCAGACGCAGCGAAACACTTAGAAGCAGGAGCGAAAAAGGTTATTATCTCTGCTCCAGCTAATGAAGAAGATATCACAATCGTAATGGGTGTTAACGAAGATAAATACGATGCAGCAAATCACCATGTCATTTCTAATGCATCTTGTACAACAAACTGTCTAGCTCCATTTGCTAAAGTTCTAAACGATAAGTTCGGAATCAAGCGTGGAATGATGACAACTGTACACGCGTATACAAATGACCAACAAATTCTTGATTTACCACATAAAGATTACCGTCGTGCTCGTGCGGCAGCTGAATCTATCATTCCAACAACTACTGGTGCTGCAAAAGCTGTTGCTCTTGTATTACCAGAACTAAAAGGTAAATTAAATGGTATGGCAATGCGTGTTCCAACACCAAACGTATCTGTAGTTGACCTTGTAGCAGAATTAGATAAAACTGTTACAGCTGAAGATGTGAATGCAGCATTGAAGGAAGCAGCTGAAGGTGAGTTAAAAGGCATTTTAGCTTACTCTGATGAGCCACTAGTATCTAGAGACTACAATGGTAACACAGCTTCATCTACTATTGATGCTCTTTCTACTATGGTATTAGAAGATAATATGGTAAAAGTTCTTTCTTGGTATGACAACGAAACAGGCTATTCAAGCCGTGTTGTAGACCTAGCTGATTACATTGGTAAGCAAGGACTATAA
- a CDS encoding sugar-binding transcriptional regulator: MTNQLHSMQKLLPDLMPTLQRRYHIMKYIHQMQPVGRRSLSQSLGLTERVLRSEVELLKKQDLIQITTAGMFITPIGIELLEGLNNMMDEVLGIDRLKQKLMQRWNIQDIIIVPGNSEESPWVKNELGRSCAICMKNHLVGKNIIAVTGGTTMAKVAEMLTPEFTNKEVLFVPARGGIGEEIQNQANTICSTMAQKAQAKHKVLYVPDQLSPEVYEKMVQEPQVSEILSLIKSAHMVLHGIGDAVTMAKRRKTSEEDFKKVLNGNAVGEAFGYYFNEQGEVVHRVQTIGLQLEDLEQIPYVIAVAGGASKAKAIRAYMNQAPASTILITDEACAMEL; the protein is encoded by the coding sequence TTGACGAATCAGCTCCACTCTATGCAAAAGCTTTTGCCTGACTTGATGCCAACACTTCAACGTAGATATCACATTATGAAGTACATACACCAGATGCAGCCTGTTGGCAGAAGAAGTCTTTCCCAAAGTTTAGGACTAACCGAACGAGTCCTCCGTTCAGAGGTAGAATTACTGAAGAAACAGGATTTGATCCAAATAACCACAGCTGGAATGTTCATTACACCAATCGGTATTGAGCTTCTTGAAGGTTTGAATAATATGATGGATGAAGTCTTAGGAATTGATCGGTTAAAACAAAAGCTCATGCAACGATGGAACATACAAGATATTATTATCGTGCCCGGAAATAGTGAAGAGTCTCCTTGGGTAAAAAATGAATTGGGGAGAAGCTGTGCGATTTGCATGAAAAACCACCTGGTTGGAAAAAATATCATAGCTGTTACTGGTGGAACCACCATGGCTAAAGTAGCTGAAATGCTAACACCAGAGTTCACAAATAAAGAGGTTCTCTTTGTTCCAGCTCGAGGTGGAATAGGTGAAGAGATTCAAAATCAAGCAAACACCATCTGTTCAACCATGGCACAGAAAGCACAGGCGAAACACAAAGTGCTGTATGTTCCGGATCAATTGAGCCCGGAAGTATATGAAAAAATGGTACAAGAACCACAGGTAAGTGAGATTTTATCACTCATCAAATCAGCTCATATGGTTCTTCATGGGATTGGTGATGCAGTGACGATGGCCAAAAGAAGGAAAACATCCGAAGAGGATTTTAAGAAAGTTTTAAATGGGAATGCTGTTGGTGAGGCATTCGGATACTATTTTAATGAACAAGGTGAAGTCGTTCATCGAGTACAAACGATTGGATTGCAGCTCGAGGATTTAGAACAGATTCCTTACGTTATAGCGGTAGCCGGTGGAGCATCAAAAGCAAAGGCAATTCGAGCATATATGAATCAAGCCCCAGCATCGACTATTTTAATTACAGATGAAGCTTGTGCCATGGAGCTCTAG
- a CDS encoding glutaredoxin family protein produces MKTVHFYTRYKCSICKEAKVMLELLQEHFPFQLVEVDIDTDDQLTEKYGIRIPVVTIDGEEVSEGIIDFDEVRKRLQQ; encoded by the coding sequence GTGAAAACTGTCCATTTTTATACACGATATAAATGCTCCATTTGTAAAGAAGCAAAAGTGATGTTGGAGTTACTCCAGGAACATTTCCCATTCCAATTAGTCGAAGTAGACATCGACACTGATGACCAATTAACGGAAAAGTACGGAATTCGAATTCCAGTTGTCACTATAGATGGGGAAGAGGTCAGCGAAGGAATTATCGACTTTGATGAGGTAAGAAAGCGATTACAGCAATAA
- the rpoN gene encoding RNA polymerase factor sigma-54, which yields MEPKVSLVQKQSVKLSMTQELQQAIALLQYSSQELISFLEEKTLDNPLIQLTPPSYTTTRKSNRVKKDSNSNWIEQLGHKEESLSEHLLKQLVLLNVSQSTKQKIHYLIDSLDDNGYLTIQYEDMKNQYPNMTESEWDYCVSVLQALEPNGVGARSLQECLMIQMKRNHFSEQDTVIIEFYFDSFANKKWKQIEKELNIPLQEIQNLADNIQTLHPRPGLRFKKEESPYIIPDFLVWKKDGKWQIQLVQDHIPNVQYHSDYYRTFAQHSDASVQEYLKHCTGEYNWLKKSLKSRKWTLERIMTTMVARQEAFFERGPAFIRPLSMREVADELHIHESTVSRAVRGKFFQTNHGTFPLKSLFSAAVGNPQEDQSTEQVKQALLKLIETEDKLKPLSDQQIVDLLHQQYIKVSRRTIAKYRDQLGILPSSKRKQYR from the coding sequence ATGGAACCAAAGGTAAGTCTTGTTCAGAAGCAGTCAGTCAAATTGTCGATGACCCAAGAATTACAACAGGCTATTGCTCTACTTCAATATTCCTCTCAGGAGTTGATTTCATTTTTAGAAGAAAAAACTCTTGATAACCCACTTATTCAGCTTACGCCCCCATCCTATACTACTACCAGGAAGTCCAACAGGGTCAAAAAAGACTCGAACTCCAATTGGATTGAACAGTTGGGTCACAAGGAAGAGTCGCTTTCCGAACACCTTTTAAAGCAATTAGTACTTCTGAATGTATCACAATCCACGAAACAGAAAATTCACTATCTAATAGACAGTCTTGATGATAACGGTTATTTAACGATTCAATACGAAGATATGAAAAATCAATACCCAAATATGACCGAGTCGGAATGGGATTATTGTGTCTCTGTCTTACAAGCGTTGGAACCAAATGGAGTTGGGGCGAGAAGTCTTCAAGAATGTCTCATGATCCAAATGAAGCGAAACCATTTCTCCGAACAAGACACTGTAATTATCGAATTCTATTTTGATTCCTTCGCTAATAAGAAATGGAAACAAATTGAAAAAGAATTAAACATTCCACTACAGGAGATTCAAAATCTAGCGGATAATATTCAAACCTTACATCCGCGACCAGGCCTACGATTTAAAAAAGAGGAATCTCCTTACATCATTCCTGATTTTCTTGTTTGGAAAAAAGATGGGAAATGGCAAATACAGCTGGTGCAGGACCACATTCCAAACGTTCAATACCATAGCGATTACTACCGCACATTTGCACAGCATTCAGATGCTTCGGTTCAGGAATATTTAAAGCATTGCACGGGAGAATACAACTGGCTAAAGAAAAGCTTAAAGTCTAGAAAGTGGACACTGGAAAGAATCATGACTACAATGGTTGCAAGACAAGAGGCGTTTTTTGAACGTGGACCAGCTTTTATTCGCCCCTTATCTATGCGGGAAGTGGCTGACGAGCTACACATTCATGAATCTACTGTAAGTCGAGCGGTGAGAGGGAAGTTCTTTCAAACTAACCATGGAACCTTTCCACTAAAATCATTATTTTCTGCTGCGGTCGGCAATCCGCAGGAAGACCAAAGTACAGAGCAGGTAAAGCAAGCTCTTCTAAAACTTATCGAGACTGAGGATAAGCTAAAGCCTCTATCCGATCAACAAATTGTAGACCTATTACACCAACAATATATAAAAGTATCGCGGCGAACCATTGCAAAATATCGCGACCAATTGGGGATTTTACCCTCTAGTAAAAGAAAACAATACCGGTAA
- a CDS encoding GNAT family protein produces MKETLSTLKGNKIELKPVQKQDLQTLWTLIYGEDEPEFKKWDAPYFPLKKVDFETYKESMTKRIEAGLDSQRLIVADGKTIGTVTFYWEHQPSNWMEVGIVIFLPEYWSGGYGTEAIKLWVDYLFEAHPQIPRIGYTTWSGNHRMIKVGEKLGMKEEARIRKARLYNGEYYDSVKMGILREEWFAE; encoded by the coding sequence TTGAAAGAGACATTATCAACATTAAAAGGAAACAAAATAGAGCTTAAACCTGTACAAAAGCAGGACTTACAAACACTATGGACACTCATCTACGGTGAGGATGAACCCGAGTTTAAAAAGTGGGATGCCCCATACTTCCCATTGAAAAAAGTAGATTTTGAAACGTACAAAGAATCTATGACTAAAAGAATAGAAGCAGGACTAGATTCCCAGAGATTGATTGTGGCAGATGGAAAAACAATAGGTACGGTGACTTTCTACTGGGAACACCAACCATCAAACTGGATGGAAGTCGGTATTGTAATCTTTTTACCTGAATATTGGAGCGGTGGCTACGGAACGGAAGCGATCAAACTCTGGGTCGATTACTTGTTTGAAGCGCACCCTCAAATCCCTAGAATCGGATACACAACCTGGTCTGGAAACCATAGAATGATCAAGGTCGGAGAAAAGCTAGGTATGAAGGAAGAGGCTAGAATTAGAAAAGCTCGTCTTTATAACGGCGAATATTATGACTCTGTAAAAATGGGAATCTTGCGTGAAGAGTGGTTTGCTGAATAA